One segment of Comamonas thiooxydans DNA contains the following:
- a CDS encoding HTH domain-containing protein, with protein MTRTTDYTNAAQQRLLQLIDLLAGHELQGLAPTAIARALNCSGTVITRDLDNLRTAGWAERTPDQERWRLSPHVVQISLKHAAGIQAGQQNINDVVQRFSRT; from the coding sequence ATGACACGAACTACTGATTACACAAACGCTGCCCAGCAGCGCCTGCTGCAGCTCATTGACCTGCTTGCTGGGCATGAACTGCAAGGCCTAGCCCCTACAGCAATCGCCCGCGCCCTGAACTGTTCGGGGACGGTGATCACCCGAGACCTAGACAACCTGCGCACAGCAGGCTGGGCTGAGCGCACACCCGACCAGGAACGCTGGCGCCTGAGCCCCCACGTCGTGCAGATCTCCCTAAAGCACGCGGCAGGCATCCAGGCAGGCCAGCAAAACATCAATGACGTCGTGCAGCGCTTCAGCCGCACCTGA